AACATGGAGTCGCACGCTTTGATTCGTTTCTTATTTCTCGGCAGTGTAATCGGTAAACattgttttttatattaatcattCGGGAAGAGAATTTTTCACAACACCTTGTTTAACCCTTTTTGGTCCAAAGAGCTGTTCCTAATTCAATACAAAAAATTCGTTGATATTAATATATGAAGCTAAGAGGGTTAATTCGACTTtacataaaatttctaaaaatttagcATCTCTCAGGGTGTCTCAGAAATTACCTAAATCAAGTGATTTTTATCGATTCTCCTTTAGTTATGAAAATttagtagaaaaaatattttgcttaCAGGTGTTTTGGTATTAAGCAGTAATATCGAGGCGGCGCCGACTCAAAAAACCGATCTCTATGTATTGGATGACGATGATAACCCAGTCAAAATAGATTTGAACGCAGTTGATTCAGAACCAAATGTAAAAGTGAAAGACCTACCGAACCGAGTTCTCTTTTATCTATACACGAAGAACACGCAGAATAATCCAAAAAGACTAATTGTTGGAGATAGCAGAAGTTTGGCAAATAGCCAGTTCAATCCTAGAAGACCAACGAAAATTATCACTCATGGATGGACGAACTCTATGAGGAGCAAAGCTTGTACGAAGGTTCGCGATGGTATGTACCTTTTATATGTTCTTCTAAACTGATAATCTGTTATGATCAAGATTAAAAGGTGAATAATTCatgaagaaaaagtaaaaataattcaaaaatgaaaatactacCAAGATTgtctttgaaaatattaatcatcGATACTTCAAAATACGGTTGTCTATGTTTTACAGCTTTCCTTCGCAACGGTGATTACAATGTCATTGTAGTCGACTGGAGTAGCATATCAAGAAGACCATACGTATGGACGAGCAATCAGGTCCCAACGATTGCCCAATTCATCGGTAGTATGATTGATTATCTCCAGACACAGGGAATGAATCCATCTCAGCTGACAATTGTTGGTCATTCTCTTGGAGGTCATATTGCTGGTCTTTCGTCTTATTATGCGAGGAATAAAGCTCAATACGTTGTTGGTAAGTACCCATAATATTAAGCTTACTCGACATATCAATATTGTGGTAATcggtcggcggaccatggagagagccccaatttcaattcaattttgtatatgttttgtaagtttgagtcaCGATTAACTTAGGCACCATTCTTCAAGTATTAAAGGCTCTCAAAATAATCAGAATAAATCgtggattttttaaataaatcttctATAAAGTGATATATCTCTTTCAGCTTTGGATCCAGCCGGACCTAATTTCCATTTGAACGATCGAGGCTCGAGGGTTTCTAAAGGCGATGCAGCGTACGTGCAAATAATCCACACAAGCAAACTTCTCGGATTAACCAAGGATCTCGGCGATTCTGACTT
The sequence above is a segment of the Osmia lignaria lignaria isolate PbOS001 chromosome 12, iyOsmLign1, whole genome shotgun sequence genome. Coding sequences within it:
- the LOC117603013 gene encoding phospholipase A1 1-like — encoded protein: MESHALIRFLFLGSVIGVLVLSSNIEAAPTQKTDLYVLDDDDNPVKIDLNAVDSEPNVKVKDLPNRVLFYLYTKNTQNNPKRLIVGDSRSLANSQFNPRRPTKIITHGWTNSMRSKACTKVRDAFLRNGDYNVIVVDWSSISRRPYVWTSNQVPTIAQFIGSMIDYLQTQGMNPSQLTIVGHSLGGHIAGLSSYYARNKAQYVVALDPAGPNFHLNDRGSRVSKGDAAYVQIIHTSKLLGLTKDLGDSDFYPNGGDAQNSCKVDLGGSCSHSRSYEYFAESINNNGFLARNCGGFKDFLIGRCNSNPIGHMGGLLPDFNVRGSYYLNTNSRSPYAKHHV